A portion of the Anoplopoma fimbria isolate UVic2021 breed Golden Eagle Sablefish chromosome 15, Afim_UVic_2022, whole genome shotgun sequence genome contains these proteins:
- the vps29 gene encoding vacuolar protein sorting-associated protein 29 isoform X2 yields the protein MLVLVLGDLHIPHRCNTLPAKFKKLLVPGKIQHILCTGNLCTKESYDYLKTLAGDVHIVRGDFDENLNYPEQKVVTVGQFKIGLIHGHQVIPWGDMASLALLQRQLDVDILISGHTHKFEAFESENKFYINPGSATGAYSALESNIIPSFVLMDIQASTVVTYVYQLIGDDVKVERIEYKKS from the exons ATG TTGGTCCTGGTGTTAGGTGACCTGCACATCCCCCACCGGTGCAACACCCTGCCAGCCAAGTTCAAGAAGCTGTTGGTCCCGGGGAAGATCCAGCACATTCTCTGCACCGGCAACCTCTGCACCAAGGAGAGCTATGACTACCTGAAGACTCTCGCCGGGGACGTCCATATAGTCCGTGGAGACTTCGATGAG AACCTGAACTACCCGGAGCAGAAGGTGGTGACGGTGGGCCAGTTTAAGATCGGCCTCATCCACGGCCACCAGGTGATCCCGTGGGGCGACATGGCCAGCCTGGCGCTGCTCCAGAGGCAGCTGGACGTCGACATCCTCATCTCCGGGCACACGCACAAGTTCGAGGCGTTCGAGAGCGAGAACAAGTTCTACATCAACCCCGGCTCGGCCACAGGAGCCTACAGCGCACTGGAAAG CAACATCATCCCCTCTTTTGTATTAATGGACATCCAGGCGTCCACAGTGGTGACATATGTTTATCAGCTGATCGGCGACGACGTCAAGGTGGAGAGAATCGAGTACAAGAAATCTTAA
- the vps29 gene encoding vacuolar protein sorting-associated protein 29 isoform X1: MAGHRLVLVLGDLHIPHRCNTLPAKFKKLLVPGKIQHILCTGNLCTKESYDYLKTLAGDVHIVRGDFDENLNYPEQKVVTVGQFKIGLIHGHQVIPWGDMASLALLQRQLDVDILISGHTHKFEAFESENKFYINPGSATGAYSALESNIIPSFVLMDIQASTVVTYVYQLIGDDVKVERIEYKKS, encoded by the exons ATG GCTGGTCACCGG TTGGTCCTGGTGTTAGGTGACCTGCACATCCCCCACCGGTGCAACACCCTGCCAGCCAAGTTCAAGAAGCTGTTGGTCCCGGGGAAGATCCAGCACATTCTCTGCACCGGCAACCTCTGCACCAAGGAGAGCTATGACTACCTGAAGACTCTCGCCGGGGACGTCCATATAGTCCGTGGAGACTTCGATGAG AACCTGAACTACCCGGAGCAGAAGGTGGTGACGGTGGGCCAGTTTAAGATCGGCCTCATCCACGGCCACCAGGTGATCCCGTGGGGCGACATGGCCAGCCTGGCGCTGCTCCAGAGGCAGCTGGACGTCGACATCCTCATCTCCGGGCACACGCACAAGTTCGAGGCGTTCGAGAGCGAGAACAAGTTCTACATCAACCCCGGCTCGGCCACAGGAGCCTACAGCGCACTGGAAAG CAACATCATCCCCTCTTTTGTATTAATGGACATCCAGGCGTCCACAGTGGTGACATATGTTTATCAGCTGATCGGCGACGACGTCAAGGTGGAGAGAATCGAGTACAAGAAATCTTAA
- the eif5 gene encoding eukaryotic translation initiation factor 5: MSVNVNRSVLDQFYRYKMPRLIAKVEGKGNGIKTVIVNMVDVAKALNRPPTYPTKFFGCELGAQTQFDGKNDRYIVNGSHEANKLQDMLDGFIKKFVLCPECDNPETDLHVNPKKQTIGNSCKACGYRGMLDTRHKLCTFILKNPPEATEGGSASVKKEKEKKNRKKDKENGSGSGEGGSQENFDAPDAVDRDDDDEDWAEETTEEAQRRRMEEISDHAKNLTLSEDLEKPLEERVNLFYNFVKHKKESGTIDGADKDILAEAERLDVKAMGPLILSELLFNENIRDQVKKYKRHFLRFCHNNKKAQKYLLGGFECVVKLYQVQLLARVPIILKDLYDADLLDEDVIFAWAEKVSKKYVSKELAKEIHAKAAPFVKWLKEAEEESGGSEEEEVEEDDENVEVVYSPSARELRVETVKPDTPEKEEDDIDIDAI, from the exons ATGTCTGTCAACGTCAACCGCAGCGTGTTGGACCAGTTCTATCGCTACAAGATGCCCCGTCTGATTGCCAAG GTTGAAGGCAAAGGGAATGGAATCAAGACGGTCATTGTCAACATGGTTGATGTTGCAAAGGCGCTGAACAGGCCTCCAACAT ACCCGACCAAGTTTTTTGGTTGTGAACTCGGTGCTCAGACCCAGTTTGATGGCAAAAACGACCGTTACATCGTCAATGGATCCCATGAGGCGAACAAGTTGCAGGACATGCTTGATGGGTTCATCAAAAAATTTGTGCTGTGTCCCGAGTGTGACAACCCTGAAACTGATCTG caTGTCAATCCCAAGAAACAAACCATTGGTAATTCCTGTAAGGCCTGTGGATACCGCGGCATGCTAGACACCAGACACAAACTCTGCACGTTCATCCTCAAAAACCCACCAG AGGCCACTGAAGGTGGATCCGcatctgtaaagaaagaaaaggagaagaagaaccgcaagaaggacaaggagaacgGCTCCGGCAGCGGAGAGGGTGGAAGCCAAGAAAACTTTGACGCTCCCGATGCTGTG GACCGAGACGACGACGATGAGGACTGGGCGGAGGAGACTACGGAGGAGgcgcagaggaggaggatggaggagatcAGCGACCACGCCAAGAACCTCACGCTCAGCGAGGACCTGGAGAAACCCCTGGAGGAGAGGGTCAACCTGTTCTACAACTTTGTGAAA CATAAGAAGGAGAGCGGAACCATCGACGGAGCCGATAAGGATATCTTGGCGGAGGCAGAGCGTCTGGATGTGAAGGCCATGGGCCCCCTCATCCTCAGCGAGCTGCTCTTCAACGAGAACATCCGCGACCAGGTCAAGAAGTACAAACGCCACTTCCTGCGG TTCTGCCACAACAACAAGAAGGCCCAGAAGTATCTGTTGGGAGGTTTCGAGTGTGTGGTGAAGCTGTATCAGGTCCAGCTGCTGGCTCGCGTCCCCATCATCCTCAAAGACCTGTACGACGCAGACCTGCTGGATGAAGACGTCATATTCGCCTGGGCAGAGAAG GTTTCTAAGAAGTACGTCTCTAAGGAACTCGCCAAAGAGATCCACGCTAAGGCTGCTCCGTTTGTCAAATGGCtgaaggaggcggaggaggagagcgggggcagcgaggaggaggaggtggaggaagatgATGAGAACGTGGAG gTGGTGTACTCGCCCTCCGCCCGCGAGCTCAGAGTTGAGACTGTGAAACCGGACACGCCTGAAAAAGAAGAGGACGACATCGATATCGATGCGATCTGA